The genomic segment agcggtttacaatctccttccccacaatctccccataacagacaccttgagaggtaggtggggctgagagagttctgagagaactgtgactagcccaaggccacccagcaggcttcatgtggaggagtggggaatcaaacctggttctccagattagagcccaccagtCTTAACTACGGCACCACCCTCACCTCAAGGAGTTGAGACAAGAAGAGAtccaggaaaaggaaaagagccagctgggtggggggagggaaaaagggggaagataaaaaagaagagggaggggaagaaaaaagggaacaaggggaagggaaagggaggctCAGGAGTACCAAGGCCATCTGGATGGTTAAGGCTCACTTTCATTCCATCCCTCCTATTCAGCCTTCCAAAACTTGAGGACTGtaataaaaaaaagattatagGACAATCCTTAttcttacttttttttaattacttcacttataccccacctttctcctcagtggggacccaaagcaacttacatcatactcctcgcctccattttatcctcacaacagccttgtgaggtaggctaggctgagtgagtgtgtctggccccaggtcacccagcaagtttccctggcagtgtggggattctaacctgggtttcccagatcctagtccgacaccttaactactgcaccacactggctctctccacaTTGCTACCCTATCCAGTATATCACATGAAAcataaaaatgtcttgtcccttagAACAACTCTTCGCAACAACAGTTCTACATGAAGCCCTAGCAGCAAGCATTACACCCACAATATGTGTGAACCACATGTCAGCCAATAAGAGCAGCAAATGCTATCCTATTTGACCAAAATGTTTGTTAGCAGGTCCATCTGTTTCCCCAAGTGCAGTTGTATGATGGAGCTGTTAAGGTAGAATATCACTTCAGAGATTTGTTACAGGTTGGAAACCAAATAGTGTTTCTTCTAGTAAAGAGGAGTCTTGCTCACTCCCCAGGAGAAAGTCCCAAGATTCAGCCCAATGTTCTCTCCCTTTGTGACAGCAGCTGTCAGCCTGGAGGTGTCCCATCAGGTGAGGGACTTGTCTGACTACTGGATGGAAAAGTTAACACACCTGAAGGGACCAGGAAAATCCACAGCTGCTccaatattgtgtgtgttaagttacttccaactcatggcaaccctatgaatcaatgtcctccaaaacatcctatcaacagccttgctgaggtcttgcaaactgagggccatggcttccttgatggagtcagtccatctcatgttgggtcttcctcttttcctgctgccttcagcttttcctagcatttttgtcttttccagtgactcttgtcttctcataatgtgaccaaagtaccatagcctcagtttagtcatttcagcttttaGGGACAGCTCCAACATTATTCTAGTTGAGGTGTGCTTGCCAAACACATGGAGGTGCCTCGTGGTTAGCTAATACATGTTTACACCATTGTTCTCTGCATGGATTCTCTGTTGGACACAGGGGTTCTGTCGGACAGAAAATGTCAACTCTGATTGTTTATATGGTCTTGGCTAGATGTGAATCCTTGAACATCAGATACACTTTATGATCCATCTGCTGTCCACTGTATACTGGGAGCATTTTTAGGATCTGCAGGAGCCTCCCCTGTGTGCATTCTCTGATGGGAAATAAGGGTTCTCCTCTgaatgaagctctttccacactccaggcattgatatggtttgTCCCCTGAATGGATCTTCTGATGGGATGCAAGGTTTCGTCTTTGACTGAAGCTCCTCCCGCACTCGGAACACTGAAACGGTTTCTCCCCCGTATGGATCCGCTGATGGGAAGCAAGGTGAGCGCTCTGGCTGAAACCtcttccacattctgagcactggtaaggtttctctccagtgtgaatCCTTTGGTGTGAGGTGAGATACGTGCTccgactgaagctcttcccgcactgcaagcattcatacggtttctcccctgtgtggattctttggtgAGAAGAAAGGCTTGTGCTCCggctgaaacttttcccacattcGGAGCATTTGAACCGATCCTCCCCGGTGTGTGTTCTTCGATGTGAAGACAGCTGAGTACTCCAACTGAAGGTTtctccacactctgagcacttacaaggtttctcccctgtgtgaatcctttgatgggaatTAAGATCTGTTCTGTTTCCAAAACTCTTCTCACaatctgagcatttatatggtttttctacCAAGTGGATTTTTTGATGGGACAACAGGTTACGTCTCCAGCTAAAGCTTTTTCCGCATTCGGgacatttatacggtttctcccctgtgtggagtcTTTGATGTGAATTGAGGTGCGTATTCcgactgaagctctttccacactgggAGCATTTATACGGTTCTTCCCCTGTGTGCATTCTTTGATGTAAGCTCAGTTGAGTATTCCATCTGAAAGTtttcccacattctgagcatttgtagggtttttccccagtgtgaattctttgatgggaattcAGATCTGTTCTTTTTCTGAAAGTCTTTCCGCAATCTgtacatttatatggtttttctcctAGGTGCATTTTTGATTGGGAAAAGTTGCACTTCCAGTTGATGCTCTTTCCACCTTCAGAACATGTGTGCGAATGGTTTCTTTGATGTAAAGTAAAGCATGTGTACCAtcggaagcttttcccacagtctAAACATTTGTATGGTTTTTCTCCAGTGTGAATTCTTTTATGTGATGAGAGGGTTGAGCTACGGCTAAACTTCTTCCCGCATTTCAGGCAAATGTATGGCTTCTCACCGGTGTGTGTTCTCATATGTAATGTAAGGGTGGTGCTTTGcgtgaagctctttccacactccaagcacttaaaTGGTTTTTCACCAGTGTGGATTCTCCAGTGCGTATCAAAGATTGATTTATAAGTGAATGTTCTCCCACACACAGGGCATGTGTTCTTTCCTTGGGCTGGGGGGATGTCCTGGGACTCAGCACCATGAGAAGCGGAGGAGACATTCCCCTTCTTCTGTTCCACTTCAATTTTTCTTCTTCGCCGTTTCTCTTTTGTAAATTTGGCTGCATCACATGAGACCTGGTGTGGTTCCCCTTCTGCTTTGATCTTCCACCCATTGCctgctgaaagaaagaaaggaagatggTAAGATCTGAAGCAAAAGCATCTTTAACACCTGTGCCAGCCgaagtttctgaacagtcttcaaaggcagaccCAGATTGATTGTTCTGCAGCAGACTAGCCTAGGTGTGATCAGAGCGAGGCTGACAATATGATGCAGTTAGCTGTTCTTGATACTGACAAAACAGAAAAGACTTTCATCTATGGCAGGATTTACCTCCCCATTAACTCTACTAATTATTTATTGAAGGATAGTTGCATAAAGAGTACTTAGCTATGATCACTATACAGAAACTCTAAGTTCAGAGCAATCTCTTTCAGCAGGAAGAAACAGCAATAGGAGAAGTCACTGGCCTGTATTCCTCTGCTTGTGAAATTTCAGGCTGTCTGGTTGGCCTCTGCAGGAAATGGGAgactggaccagatggaccaatggtctaatccagcagggctcttcctgaaTACTAACTCCTCAGGTACCAAGGAAGAAGAATCATTAATACAATGCCAAATGAAACCTCTTGAAACTAATCGTGATATTTCCAAACATATTTTTTTACAATGGAAACTCACCCACACTTGATATTCTGTTGCTTCTCATGGGTAATGAGCACATTCAGACCTTGTCAAGCCATTGTGTGGGGGGAACCCTTTTAGTTTGCAGATTGCAAGAACACAAGAGGCTTACCTAGAGTGGCCACATTCCCacaattctccagcatgacttcgaCATACAAGGCtctttggtccggatccagcagagcccactcctccAGGGTGAAAGACACAGACACCTCATCGAAGGTCACCAGACACTGAAAGGCAAAGAAAATTGTCCattctcccatttttttaaaaccttcccTTCTTCTAAAGAGGCCAGAGTGGCAGTGaaagttctcctctcccccactttatcctcccaacattcttgcaaggtaggctaggcagagagagagacagcaggGCTCAAAATTTTCAACAGGTTTCACAGAGGAGAGAGGATTTTAAACTGAGTTTCTCCAGACTTTGTCCAACGCCGAGATTACTGTTCCTCAGTGGCTCTCTAATATAAGAGTTCTTTTCCTTGGGCACACAAGCCCAAGGCTAGTTCAGGAAAACTCTCTACATCCTCTCACAGGATTCAGGACCATaaacaatgggctgaaattaaatcaaaagagttttcagctaaacattaagaagaacatcctggcagttagagtggttcctcagtggaacaggctttctcagaaAGTGATgggcttctttggaggtttttaactagaggctagatggccatctgacagaaatgctgactctgtgagcaggaagggttgtgtcagtgcttggctctcacggccctttcttacatgcccagggtaatgctgatggagagccagcatggtgtagtggttaagagtgggggactctaatctggaaaactgggcttaattccccactcctacacatgaagactgctgggttatcttgggttagtcatagttctctccgaactctctcagccccacctacctcacaaggtggctattgctgggagggaaagggaaggcgattgtaagccacttcaagactccttaaaggtagagaaaagcagggggatatgaaccaactcttctactactactttggggtcaggaaggaattttcctccaggccagattggccagggatcctggaggttttttgccttcctctgggcatagggaaggggtcactggggttgtgaatttcctgctatgtgcagggggttggactagatggaggttccttccaactctatgattctaagattcctGAAAGATGCTCCTAACATTATTCAACTTGTTTCCTGCCTTGCTCCTTGGTAAGAGGGCGGTGTGCACAAAAGGGCATGAAGCAAAACCTTCATTGTGACCAAATAACAAACATTATCTAAcgttttccttcttcttttaacACCAAAACCTTTCTGACTCATAAGAAAAGACCTGCTGAATCAGGCCAgcggtccttctagtccagcatcctgtctcacacagtggccaaccggttcctcgggaggtccaacaacagaatCCATCACCTCTTCTCTGTAGCCTGAACTAATGCCCCCCAATGCCAGTCCCCATACTGTGACCCCCCATCCCATTTTCTAACAGGGGTCTCACCCTCATTGGGCACAGGGCTACCCATTCAACCACTGCTATACCAGTTCATTCCTAAACAACAGACATTGTACATTTCaactagtggtggaaagtgccgtcaagtcacagctgacttatggcgaccccatagggttttcaagacaaaagacgtttggaggtggtttaccattgcctgcctcaatgtgggctgagagagttcagagggaactgtgactggcccaaggtcacccagcaggcttcatgtggaggagcggggaaaacaaatctggttctccagattagagtccggtgctcttaaccactacgctatacTGGTTCTCTAAATTTCAAACAGCAGAACTTAATAACCCTCCTAAATATACATACTAAACACTCTTTAGGTTTTGAAACTGACAAAGGCACAACATTCGCTTCCAGAATGCAAACTTTCGTCTGACATTGTCATCCTGAGCAGCACAAAAGGTACCAAAAGGGCAGAGAGAGAAATTCTCTGAGGCCCAGGGAGGCACCCAGGGGCCTTTTCCAAAGCTCCACACTTACCGAGTCCGGCTGCGCAGAATCTGttttccctccaccccaaagAGACGGCATGGAATATATCCCCTGTGTCGCTCCGCCATCTGTGAGGGACAAAAAGGGAACTGGAAGACATCCTCTCCTTTATTTGGCAGTCCAGTTTCTTGAACGCatacatgaggctgccttgtactgaatcctaccatgggtccatcaaggtcagtattgtctactcagactggcagcagctctccggggtctcaggcagtggtctttcacatcacctcctgcctggtcctttttaactggagatgccagggatttaacttgggaccttttgcatgccaagcagattctctaccactgagccacggccccctccccttcttctgtgAAACAAAAACCATTCTCCTCATATTGGCTCATGGGTGCTCCATAAAATGCTACTTTGCATGCTGAAACTAACTTCATCTTTATGCAACATAACTGCTACCAGCGAATATGTTcatgaggagagggctatccatggctactagtaaaaatggatactagtcatgatgcatacctattctctccaggatcagaggagcatgcctattaccttgggtgctgtggaacacaggcaggatggtgctgctgcagtcatcttgtttgggagcttcctagaggcacctggttggccactgtgtgaacagactgctggacttgatgagccttggtctgatccaacagggcctttcttatgttctgatgtaaCAACCAAAAAAGCTAGCTAAAAGCTTGCTGCTTGAGGTGGAAGGCAACGGGAGGATATGGAGGAAAAATGCTACAGATGTGGTtcaggaggttaaaaaaaaataccacacCTTCCTGTTCACATTGCGAACAAATTCTCTTGGAATATGGCCTTTCCAGAAAGGTGGTACAAAAGCCAGCATGGGAAAAAAGACACTATGAAATAGGAGAAAACCCAGCAAGTGGATGAGAACACAAGGACATTGTGTgaatcttttaaaaaggtaatagAGGGCAtaaggtggccagctccaggttgggaaattcctggaggttggggggtgAAGTCTGGGAAGGCCAGcagttggagaggggagtgagCTCAACAGGGTATCgggccatagaatctacccttcaaagcagccgttttctccaggggaactgatttctaaagttggaagatcagttgtaattccaggagatctccaggctccatctggagattggcagccctggggtgggggcagggaatgCTGACTGGAAAGTCCGCAGGCAGCAATCACAAAATCAGTGGATCAGAAAAACAGGCCACAGATTTCACGCTGCTGAAGAAGGAAATCCAGCGGAATGAGTCTGCCTGAGATGTTACCTGGCAAGGAGGCTTCTCGGTCAGACTCCTGAGAGGCCACCCAGAACAGAAGACTCTGCCTGGGGTCAGCTGGCGCCCCATCTATCTGGGGGAAGCAAGTAGCCACTTTGGCTAATGGTGCCCGCATCTGAAACAAGAGTGGAGAAttgaggaaggggagagagatcaGAAAATGAACTAACGAAGGGCCAGAAAATTTATCCCGTTCCTTGGAAGATTTCCAGTATGTCTGGGCAACCTGTGGGGATTCTTAGTATATTCTGTGCCCCTACACACTATCTAGATGAAAAAGTCTCACCTGCTGGTCCCAtttcttgtcctctgcctggctcaggaggaagccttctgccagggccaccgcctgggaactggtctctggcccacaGTCCCTGACCCAGTTCTCCATCGCCGGGGGCAGGacagccaggaactgctccaggatcaccaggtccagcatctccttcttgctgttcctttctggcttcagccactggcaGCAGAGATGGTAGAGTCGGCTGCAGACCTCTCGAGGCCCCTCGGCCTCCTGGTAGTGGAATTGCCTGAATTGCTGGAAATACACATCTGGAAGGTGGACGTTgttctcttcttgggtcttctgCACGGCTCCTTCCGAGATCTCCCCTCTGCTCCCAGCCTTGGTGGCATCAAGGCCTTTTCTTGATTCAGCTGAGTCTGGCTCTCCCCACATCCTCCCTTCTACTCCAAAGAGCCTCCACCTGGACTAGCAGATCACCTTCCTCCACTGCCAGATTCTTCTATAAAGACAAGTGCCAGATCTGTGACCTGCTGCAAAGCCAAGATCTTATacacacgcaaacacacacacacacacatatgacatctgcatctgaagaagtgtgctctgattcatgaaagctcattctAGAATCAAGTATTctgaactcctgttttattttgctacaatagacaaaCACTGGAATGAATGAATAAAGAGCAGGAGGGAGCAAGCAGTGCAGATGCATCCCCAACCTGCCACAAATGCTACCTGGGGGACCCTGGGCCAATCGCACACTGTCAGGCTGACATACCTTACAGGGTTCttgtatggagaaggggagaacgtgGCAGGCcacttttggggagaaaagtggggtgtaaacgATATCTAAAAACATTAAACAAAAATGAAGAGGAAGCtaaagaaagcagcagcagcccacAGAGAATGAATTAGTAATGACTCCTCagattcccatttcttctgaccTTCCGCCTTCCACAGATCGATCCAAAAGGCTTTCTAAAAAGATCCTCCACAGCTTGATAAAAGTGTTGCTAAACTACAAAGGCCACCCAAAGCATGCCAGCCACAGAAGTCACCCAGAAAAGAAGATTTGCTGGCAGGAGTTAAAACACAGAACTGCATCTTCAGTAAGTCATAGGAAAGTGGAATGgggaaccccccccaaaaaaaagtttattCTACCAGAGCAACAAAAAGAAAACTTGCACACCTTCTGGGACTGCATATTCCTCCCACAACAACGCCAGGCTGATGGGAAGGATCAGACCAAAATGCCAAAAAGAGAATCAATTTTGCTAGCTTGGAGACAGCAACtgaattatggttgccaacccccaggcggatgctttggagggtgaacctgCTGAGgcgcctccccaaatcccacgctcctcaggcttcaccctccaaatctccaggtccttcccaaccctgagctggcaacccttagctGAAAGCCCAAAATGAAAGAGCAGAAGGTGCAGAGACCGGATCCCCGGAAGGGCTCATCAGCTCTGCCTCCAGGGAAGAGGAGCTTCCAGAGACGAAATGGGAAAACTCTTTGGGGGAAATGGAGCCCCCCCCCTGGTTAATCACGTCAAAGAAATCTTACTGCTTGTCAAGAGTCAGGCCAAGAGTCAGGCTTATTGCCccgagtcatgcttatttctgttcaagtgcatcTATTGGTTGTTGTCAGCTGTAGCCCGACAGTTGTGCTGTTCAAGTGTTATCTATTGGTTgtgctgttcaagtgtatctattggtttggCGGTTCaggtgtatctattggttttgtttctctgacatGTTCACGCTCTCTGGAGTCCTGCCgtccagacaggctcttgacacgagttaggcccatttctgttcacaTGTTATCACATGTTTTGGTTGCTCTGAACTGTTCAAGCCgttctccctcctttcctccctccctgccctgcccttgagtctctagcaggcaacttcagtattatggcttgccccctccctgcttccaaccaggcaccgttatctctttattcccaggccgcttggctttgcacctgggatgactccatgCTTAAAAGTGATGTTTTGTAGTctggttcgccattagcagctttgaacctgtgggttGCTCATGCTGCATCTGCgcctcctgaataaacgtttacctgctttaggcctgcctgtctgagcgagtgactttttgggattgccgaggtcgGCTGGAGAACCTCGCGCTGCTTCACTATGGAGGCGGGGAGGCGAATTCTGCAGGAGTCTTTGCAACACCCAaaaccacccccccccaaaaaaaaactccccgACTATTCCATTGTCGAAGCCAGAGAAATATTTTGCAAAGGAAATATTCTCTTATTGCTTACATCTCTCTTTTAAAAACCTGCCGGGGCTTCCCTCCTCTGCCTCTCCCCTAACCCCACTCACGTGGCCCAACGGAGCCGGAAGTGAGTGTTGCAACTCAAGCGGTCTTCTTTGTTGACGCCGCTCTAGGAACTGGGACTCCTTCCATTTAACCCTTAGATTAACCCTTAGACTGTCTCTCTCCAGAAGGCGAAAAGGGACTTTTATCTTCCCTTTTCTTCAATTGAAAGGCTGATGTGACAACTCTGGGGAAGTGAAACTACATCTGGTTCAAAGGCTGGCTGGAACCCCTATTGAGAATGCTCTGTAAACTGCCTCCTCCTGCATTAACCCTGGGTCTGGACTAGTTGATCTCAAAGGTTCCTTACAGCTCTCTGTTTCCCaccctccagtatcagaggagcatgcctattatattaggtgctgtggaacataggcagggtaatgctgctgcaatcgtcttgtttgtgggcttcctagagcccccttgtgaacagactggtggccttgatgggccttggtctgatccagcatggctttttcttaaaCCTGCGCTTTACTGAAGAATCTCCTGCTTGGGAGCTTGGCCAGGAATACATGAAGTGGAATCGGAGATTCAAATCTGCTGCCATGCAAACATATCTCGCTGGTGTTTGTGTGCGGTGGTCTGCTAATCTGGCTCTCCATAaatgcttgtttttaatatttgatttttgtttcattttggaaGGAGGCATTACCATGCCCTCGCCATTT from the Euleptes europaea isolate rEulEur1 chromosome 1, rEulEur1.hap1, whole genome shotgun sequence genome contains:
- the LOC130477064 gene encoding zinc finger protein OZF-like, with product NVSSASHGAESQDIPPAQGKNTCPVCGRTFTYKSIFDTHWRIHTGEKPFKCLECGKSFTQSTTLTLHMRTHTGEKPYICLKCGKKFSRSSTLSSHKRIHTGEKPYKCLDCGKSFRWYTCFTLHQRNHSHTCSEGGKSINWKCNFSQSKMHLGEKPYKCTDCGKTFRKRTDLNSHQRIHTGEKPYKCSECGKTFRWNTQLSLHQRMHTGEEPYKCSQCGKSFSRNTHLNSHQRLHTGEKPYKCPECGKSFSWRRNLLSHQKIHLVEKPYKCSDCEKSFGNRTDLNSHQRIHTGEKPCKCSECGETFSWSTQLSSHRRTHTGEDRFKCSECGKSFSRSTSLSSHQRIHTGEKPYECLQCGKSFSRSTYLTSHQRIHTGEKPYQCSECGRGFSQSAHLASHQRIHTGEKPFQCSECGRSFSQRRNLASHQKIHSGDKPYQCLECGKSFIQRRTLISHQRMHTGEAPADPKNAPSIQWTADGS